The window GCGCCGCCGAGTCCGGCATCGGGACGAATTCCGCCCAGCCGCGCGCCCGGTTCGCCCGCACGGACGCCCGAAGCTCGCTCCACCCGCGGCCGGAATGCGTTGCGTAGAAGAACAGCCCCAGGTGCGCCAGCGCGTCCGCGATGCCGTCTGACGATGCGCCGGCCGCGCGCATCCGCGCCTCCACGCTCTGCGCCTCCACCACTCCGGGGCTCGCCGCGGGCGGTGAGCGCAGCACCACGAACGACAGCCCGTGCACCCGCGGCGCCGCCAGCGGGATCACCCACCCCGCCTGGCTGCCGCCGGAGAGGCCGATGCGCGTGCCGTCCACCTCCGGCCGCTCGCGCAGGAAGTCCGCCGCCGCGACCACGTCGTCCGCGAGGCCGGCGAAGGCGCTGTCCGCCTGCCAGTCGCCCGTGCTGCTGCCGGTGCCGCGCTTATCGTACGCCAGCGCCGCGTAGCCGTGCCGCGCGAACCAGTCCGCCCACGAGCGGTACGCCCAGTTCCCGCGCCCGTCTCCGCAGCACGCGGGCACCAGCACCACGGCGGGGTGCGGCCCCGGACCGTCCGGCAACGTGAGCGTCCCCGCGATCCGCACGCCGCCCGCCGATGCGAACGTCACCTCGGTCTCGCGGTACGGCGGCGGGGTGCCCGGCACGAGCACCATCCGCATCATCTGCGGTCCGCCGCGCGTCTGGTAGACCGTGTCGCAGGCAAGCGTGTCGCCGTGCGCGGCCAGGCGGAAGGTGCCCAGCTCGAACGGCATGCGGACCGCCAGCGGCTCCGCGCCGGGCACCACCTCCAGCGGCTCGCCCGCCATCCCCATCGTCGGCAGATCGAGCCGCGCCGTCCGCTTCCCCGCGCTGTCGAGCACCGTCACGCGCACCGGCAGGTCGTCGCCGCGGAATGTGACGCGCCCGGCGTAGTATCGCGGCCCCGCCTGCGCCGCGGCAGAGCTCGCGCACGCCGCCGAAAGGACGAGCGCGCCCAGGGCCCGGCGCTGCCGGGTCGTGACGATATTCATCGGATCTCTCGGTTTCGATTTGCAGGGCGTCTCCCCGCGATCGAGAGAGACGGACTGGATTGGTGGATGATGCGCGGCGGATGTGGGAGAAGCCCCGCCGCGCCTACCTCACGGGCCGACCGGCCTCAGCCGCACGGTCGATCCGCCCACGGTGATCGACATCTCGCCCGTCTTCTCGTTCACCGACACGTCCGACGGGGCGGCGCCGCTCAGCTCCACGCGCACGTTGCCCACCTGCCCCGCATAGCGCACCGCGGGCGCCGCCGCGGGAGACGGCCTTCGCCCAGCCGTGAACGCGACGTCGAACGTCCGGGCGCCGCGGCGGACGCGGAGCACCACGCGCTCGCCCGGCTGCACGGCCCCGAGCGCGCGCCCGCCCTCGCGGCTCGCGATGGGCCGCCCCTGCACGTGGGTGAGCACGTCGCCCGCGCGCAGGCCCGCGAGCGCCGCCGGGCTGCCGGGCTGCACCGCGTACAGCGAAGGCTCGCCGTCGGATTCCCAGTACGGCGCCGCATCTCCCCGCTCGCGCGCCCACCCGCAGCCGGAGCACGCCAGCCCGAAGCCCATCCAACCGTCCGGCTGCAAGCCCGGCACGACGGGCACCGGCACCGGCCGCCCGGAAGCCCGCGAGGGCGCCGCCACCGGCGCGGGCGTCATGCCTCCCGCCGTCCGCGCCCGTCCACCCGGCGCCGCGGGCGTGCCGCCGCCGACCACCGCTCCGCCGACGACGACGCGCGGCGCGTACGAACCGATGGCGCGGGCATCCGCCGGGCAGATGGAGGCCGC is drawn from Longimicrobiaceae bacterium and contains these coding sequences:
- a CDS encoding PDZ domain-containing protein, translating into MLGLARLVLCFAAVLPLAASSAPAAAEVRQGCAASAARGHLGVRIACDCTVNAAPSVNRPWRFRSGIVVDEVEAGGPAAGILRSGDVLVTVDGLAVTSAAGARRLWELRPGEAVRLTVERGGRRMDVTLRAASICPADARAIGSYAPRVVVGGAVVGGGTPAAPGGRARTAGGMTPAPVAAPSRASGRPVPVPVVPGLQPDGWMGFGLACSGCGWARERGDAAPYWESDGEPSLYAVQPGSPAALAGLRAGDVLTHVQGRPIASREGGRALGAVQPGERVVLRVRRGARTFDVAFTAGRRPSPAAAPAVRYAGQVGNVRVELSGAAPSDVSVNEKTGEMSITVGGSTVRLRPVGP
- a CDS encoding prolyl oligopeptidase family serine peptidase, which codes for MNIVTTRQRRALGALVLSAACASSAAAQAGPRYYAGRVTFRGDDLPVRVTVLDSAGKRTARLDLPTMGMAGEPLEVVPGAEPLAVRMPFELGTFRLAAHGDTLACDTVYQTRGGPQMMRMVLVPGTPPPYRETEVTFASAGGVRIAGTLTLPDGPGPHPAVVLVPACCGDGRGNWAYRSWADWFARHGYAALAYDKRGTGSSTGDWQADSAFAGLADDVVAAADFLRERPEVDGTRIGLSGGSQAGWVIPLAAPRVHGLSFVVLRSPPAASPGVVEAQSVEARMRAAGASSDGIADALAHLGLFFYATHSGRGWSELRASVRANRARGWAEFVPMPDSAAQMGWWARHADFDAIPGLRALKVPVLALFGADDVRVPPGMNAERLRQAVADGGNSQVRMRIFPHADHRIEVKPGYDDAGAWHWFRLAPGMLEAMEEWLAAYAPATPPPGR